The window GAGAAATGAGGTTCTGATTCCACTATATAAAGCTTTGGTtagctataataataaatacaattcttaAGACCTAAGAGAGAATAGGTTCAGGGACTGAATAAACTCAATCTATGTCATGCAAGAGTGTAATATGTAGATAATTTAGAAAAATAGGAAAggggaacaaaaaaaactttaaacataaatctatttataaaacaaggaatctgacattttcttaaACATTCCGTCATTGGAATCTTcgaggttcatgtgttttaatggtagtaAGTTATTCTCCAGaaggaatgtttaaaggaatgtcagattcctcgTTAAATAAATAGATCCCAGGACTGTAAAATAGCTTTCAGAAGGGCAGTAAGAAGGTTAAAAGACACACTTGGTCTTTTTTTGCTGTTGGTCTTCTATGTTTCTGTGCATATACACCGccatctttataataaaataatgtactagCATAAACCTTAATCTGTAGTTCAGTTCTTCAACACAGATTAAAGTACTTATATGTAAACTAAAGTGCTGGAGCTAGTATGTACACTGTGTATTCAAAGTTTACCTCTAGCCCAGAAAGGTTCTACCAATGGCTCATTACCCCTTCTAAAAATGGATCACTCCAGATATATGAGCAATAGAAATATAGAGGATAAGATATGTCACTGTAATACCCaaaatttacagatttatttgtttttttttatgattttgagtATTTTAAgcaactaaaattatatttttctatgtaataataatatttttacaaaggTATTTCTTTTGACCTTAAATACAGAAATTCAAaatgacttgtccccattcatcacctatagtgtccggagatcgtagtggaactgcagaggtaatcttcAGTTCAGCTctattgtgacgtcacgtggtaaaaggaactgcagattacctctgcagttccactacgatttttaggcactataggtgatgaatggggacttgtccccattcatcacctgtagtgccctgtattctggAATAGATAaactctaagaatacatagtagtagcacaacGTGGCAACAGCGCTGCTGCagagctgtactatgtgttgttggatagagaatctctctccaacaacacatacaactagtaaagggctgcaagagcaatcagattaaaagacccttaaaaaaacttgaattctcgcactattgacttcaacggtgttcgaattcagcattcgatcgaatagctgacGAATTGAATAGTGATATATTTGACCAACAGTAATGGACACTCCCAAAAATCACAATTGTTTTTAGAAACCTTTCTATACATAAAGATTTTGAGACCATGGGAAAACAAATTGTCATATTTCACTGTATTGAAGGCCCTTTATATCATATCCTACGCTGTAACTGTATTCATGATAGTGGGCAGATGACCACTTAAACCTCACAATCCTAGCTGCTGATAAgaagtgtaaataataaaagttatttatacCCAACAAGGTTTAGTTTCTAAACGTAATAGTTAGGAGTGGCTcagataaaaattatattttaacaaagacAGAACTTAACCCTGCAACGCCTTTTCAAAATATTCTACTGTTAATCTTTAAGGAAGTCTGGAAATAGCTTCAATATTATTACCATAGCAGTCAACATGAAGGATTCCCCCTTTTCAATGTGTGAATGTGTATCAGCTGTCAACACTGATGAGCTAAGGATTGCATTACATGTTTATTACTTTACAAGTGCCATACAATTCAGGAAATTGCAGAATCTGACCCAGCAGCATATCTGTAACTTGAACAATTCATACAACTTTAGAATTTGCCTATTTAGAGGGTTTTTCATGCATTTAGATAAGTTAAGTTCATCTTGGAGtctttttataaattagtgaAAATGGCTCATGGACATTCATCtaacattctttggtggaaaatcaaccctgccattgaaaacacatgaatctggaagaCACCAGAGAATATTGGTCTTAAAAACAGACCTCTAAGTTGTCtttgtattcatatattttttattatttgtgttcagttgatatatttttttctgcttttatttttctgtttaaaaaagtaattcaTAAAAATCTTCCTACTAGAAccaaaattcaataataaaaaaattgaattactaCCTAATACATTTACTAATCAAATAGGTTGCTATAACCCCAAAAATAGACAATTGTTTGGGCACATctcaataatatttcaaaatttgaTTTTGTTGGGGTATTTTTTggctatacaataaaataaaaaaggttaaaacattgtattgttagtatgatcaataaatgcataaatgtcAAGATAGGTGTTGCATGGTTTCACAGTCCATTCTTCTTTACTGATGTTTCTTACTCTGATTTCTCTGCATATATTCAATTTGTATAGACAGAGCTGAcatttcctggttggaggacatccagcatcacctAGCCTTTATTCCCGAGCCTTACTGTTACTGGCCAACCCCTTTCCTTTATTCTATTTCCATTCTGACAATCATAAGGCATAGAACATTATGCGATACCATAAGCACAACACCTTCTCATCCATTTCCAGCAAAGAGATGCCTGGAGACCTTATATTAAAGTCATTGGGTCTAAAAAAATATGTAGGAATCCCTGCAGCCTATGTAAGATACCCATTAGGTCCTATTGGGTGACTGGAAGAGTGCATTGCTTGTGCCAAATTTAAAACCTAAGCTATTTTTTCTATtgtctattgcttttttttctgaatatatgtAAACTTCCAATAACTCTTTCTTAAACCCCATTTTTACATAATCATCTCCAGATGTGGACTGAAAgggtctttttttaatacaatgttgCAAGTCATCATGTGCAGCATTTATTTATGGTATATCAGTTTTTATAGATATGTTTCCCAGTAACCAGCAATGAGTAATGGGCTAGTCATCCATGTCAGATGTGTCGGCAGCTATGGTTCTAGTTCAGCCCTTTTCTTTAAATGACCATTCATTTCCCTTATCATGAGTGTAAACACACTTGTACTTACACAACATGACCTCAGCTCTCTGATCAAATAACACTCTTTTATGCTCTGTCCAGTTCATTTGTGAGTGCAAATGGTCCTATTGCTTCACTATACACTGTTCACACGCATGTATTAATCttactgctaataaaaataaGCCTGCTTATCTGGAAACCAACCTACGTCATATTCTTAATGTTTTCGTGAAGCTGTAATTGCTGATGCTTCAGATCCACATGACCAAGGAAGGTTCAAGAATGAGACTGAATATGCATGACcccttcaataaaaacattttcatgactTTCATAAAGGACCGCCTATATTATATGAAGATATGAGAAAGGATACGTCCTACTGGCTGATAACTAAGGCCAATCAGAAGCCTGCTAAGCAGTCATATGCCCAATCTTTTTTGTATTAGATAgagtgaagaaaacaaaaagaaaggaaaccaGAACCACAGAGGGAGTGAGCTTTAACAACTATTATTGATGTCAGTGCTTTAGATAGATGGGTTGAGGCTGGTAGAGGAGAACATATTAGCATCAACCATGGAGTTCATGTGTCATTGCTGAATTCTTACAGATGTTCAAGCAATTCTGAGTGACCCATACTGTTACATCCTGTCATGGATTATGGGGGGGTCACCAGAAAGAACACATAAGGATAAGGACAAGAGACTAGGCCTTCAACAGTcagggagaaggaaacggtccGAAAGCGGTTTGGAAAAGACATATGGTCCTTAGGTGTAAAATGGTGTGAACCTGGTTCATATATCCAATTATCTGAAGAAGAAGCACTACatgtgtattgtttattttttctatgtgTACTCCATTGTCACCTGTTCTTTACACCTTGTTtcaatatgaaatatttgtttattttgtattttaccagacagtagtttattgttaaatatgtTGGGTAGAAGACATCTACATACAAGaatattacataaattatttgGAACCACCTACATTACATGGCCATACTTACAACTTACATTGTGGTTGACTTACATTACAAGAGCACCCGGGTCACTCTTTAACTCATTCCACATTTTCCCCCTTAAAGTCCATCCACCCTTGCCCTTATTGTGTCAATTTTGATGCTTGATGAAACCAGTTTTTGAATCCCACTTCCTGCCAGCTGCTTGGAAGGTATAATTGTTTGAATTTGGTAACTATGAAAGGGCTTCTTCATGAAGATGAAAATGAAATAGTCAGTTTGTATCCCAGTAGAAACAGATTGCAGACGTTTTTTGAATGTGGGGTTTCCTTTATACTTTCCATGCATTGACTTTCATGTTTTCTGGTGTGTGGTGATAAGACTATGATTTATCACCAATTACCAATGGTTCAGGACACGTCTGAACTctcatatttttctgtttttgagttAAATAACATGGCATTCAGTGTGGATGACCAATGCTCACTGCTTCGGTGTTCCTCCATGGATGAACAAACTTCCATATCCATCCATTATTACCACCAAATTTTATTTCCTTCGGCTTACAGAGTCAGAATACCATGATCGATCTCaatctttttttgcaaaactctATATACACAtatggatattttttatattttttttttatgcatagatTGATTCTAGAGTATTGTAATGCAGAATTCTAATATTTTTCAGTGGTTTCATAAAATCAGATTATCCTACTAATTTTACAgatatattaaactttaaacaatTTCCCTAACTGATTTCCATAACTGCtgtctctatataaatatacttttacttactttaaatactttacatCTATTGAAAAAGTAGTAGAAAGTTTTTAGGAAGGATTTGGGAACTTTTAttaggtaatattattatatttgggcattatttaatattattattataactaacaGAGGTATACAGGTGGCCTTAGTGTGGTACATTATTTAGTAAACTGTCTATCTTGCTTCCCTAGAGGTTTTACAACTGCTgatctgcaaaaaaatgcatcattACTAGAAACTGTTACAAACTAACAATGTGCAGTccgaaaattaaaatatatgtaaaccttaaataaatgataattagtTTAGTAAAGATTTGTGTATCATAAACTACTGGAATTTTGTTTGACTTTGAAGTTGTTAGTTATTTCTTTATCCTTCTACTTTCTATCTACTTTCTATCTACATGCATATAATGCAACGATTGCTGCATGGCATTGTCCTTTATAggtttcctgatgatgatgatgatagcaGATCATGACTGAGTATTATGTGCTTACTTATGGTTTACTGTATGTGCTTAAAATGGTTATTTGATGACTCTATCAGAAGATTGTATAAGACAAATCAAGAGAACAGCTGGAAGGTAATGACAAAGCAAAGCAAAGTCAAGCTATATCAGGCAGTGCTTAAACAAAAATCCTTACAGAAAGttattaaggttttattttaataaatgcaacattttaaaaaatattatacattacctttaaaattacattaaactgAGATTTCAGTTTAAATctctttaaactttattttttattttatcttttattacacactttaaacagaaataaaaaaggtgttTCAGTGTGTATTTCATATGTATTTCCTGACTGCTTCAGTTACTGCCACATGCAAGCTAATAACATGGATTTCTCATACATTTGTACTATTGGATGGTGATTAGTGAAAggtaatattcatataataaatacatcttAATCCAGTCAAATCATACTCTCCTGAAAACATCtcaattttttctaatttactaaataacttatgttaattgaaaaaaaatacatttttcatttcatttggtttttatatatatatatatatatatatttacattttattagttacAAGATGGAAGATTTAGGAGGTGAATTAGTTTACACTGCTAATCTGGACAGCTCAACGGGATTGATGTTACCAAAGTGCCATCAAGATCCATGGCACGGATAAGAGGATAATGTGCAGCTCAGGGAGTCCCGAACCATTTGGTgaagctgtaaaaaatataaaacatactttttaaaataataaatatttttaatattcatgtcaACATAATAAATCCTCTACCAAGGtattatttaattttgcattttgcaatctATGGATTTATATATCAACAATATTTTTGAATGGCAGTGGAAAAAATGTGGAAACTAAAGTTTGAAACTGTAAATTTCCTTTTACAAGGAATAATTTTACAAACTTTGGGATATAGTAAATCTTGCATTAAAAcaactaaaacttaaaaaatcttACAATACATCCCAGTTTTTGCTCCCTTCCTATTTGCAAGGGTCGACCTTTTTCTGAAGCCCTAAAAATGTGTAGTAGAAGTAAAGTAGCCCAAATCTTTGAAGAATGTGTTTTTCAAAGCAAAACTCACCCTTGGTGGGACTAGGTTGTGCAACTGATGTGCTGCTTGCTTCTGTAGGTTTACTGGACCCACCATTGGAAATTGTGGTACTGCTGGCTTGAGTTATGGCATTCATCGTAGGACTAGATTTAGCTGAAGCTGTTGTAGAAATCACAGAATGCTGGGAAGATGTAAAAATGTTACTATTAACTGTTGATTTTAAAGTACTTAGAGTAGTTGCCTTTGCAGCATTTGAATATGTTGATGAGGACACTGGTTTACTTGTGGATGATATGATGTTAGACCCAGAGATGATAGAAGACACTGGTTTAATGTCTGATGTGACATGACTAATAGCTACCAGTTTAGTAGTTGGTTTAGTGGTTGAGAAAAAGTAACTGCTAGATATTAGTTTTGTGGTTGACATTGAGGTGTGTGTCACAGTGCTGGATAGGAATACTGGTTTAGTAGAAGACAGTGGATGAGTAGTGGATACTGGTTTAGTGGTCGACATTGAACTTTGTGTCTTGGTGCTAGACAGGAATTTTGGTTTACTAGAAGAAACTGGATGAGTAGTAGTCATTGTTTTAGCTGTTAATAATGTGCTAAGTAAGGATACTGGTTTACTGGATAGGGATTGAAGACTAGTTGATACTGTTTTTAAAGTTGATGATGACTTGCTTGCCAGAGTACTTGATGATGACACAGCTTTACTAGTTGATGTTGGATGACTGGTAGAAGACTGGTAAGTAGTAAATCCAGATTGACTGGTAAATCTAGATGAAGAGGGTACAGTGCTGCGTGTTGTTTGTTTAGTAGTACCAGATAACACTGGAGTACTGATAGTACTTGAGTAATGAGCTGTGCTTTTGGTTGGTGACATTGTAGTACCAGTTGCAAAATGGGTGATTTGATTGCCCACATTTTGTAAATCATTAAGTAGTGAGATGAGAGTCTCAAACCAAGATTTTGGGATTGATGCTTGACCCTCTACCGGAGAAGctaggaaaggtaaaaaaaaaaagaaaaaaaaaaagcaaatagacaGCAGttacataataaagtaataaaaaatgttgtacatcTTACTTTATGCAATAGTTAATGTTGTCAAAGTAAAGTtggacagaatatatatataccatacattTTCTTGTCAGTTTCAGCatgcctaaacattttattaatattaaattgaacCTTGCATCAACTCCTCTATTATAGCCCATCATCCTCATCCTGAATTGTAAGATTAactaatttagaaaacaaatgtattgtaattGGACCCCAGCTTTGGTCACTTTGACATAGTCCTGGGATTCTGTCATACACAAATATTccaatattctgattttttccAGTTCTCTTAAGAATGTATGAACTGAATAATGTAGGGGAAAAAGACTGCAAGATATGAAAACTTTAGCTTAAGTGAGGTAGCTAAAAGCCAAGGTCCAAGGTCagaattattatgtaatattttttccctAGGCCAAGGTGTTTAGGACATGAAGTTGTGCAGCTATAATACATTTTGGGGACaagatttactttaattaaagATTTAGCTTTTAATACcttaaagcatattttaataaaaaatactctatttagaaaacagggaatctgacattccctggtgggaatcagttactgacattgaaacacaaagTCGCAGAGACTTCCTTGCCTTCGCTTTCATTGGACAGCTGGGGCAAATATAGGTAGGTGCAAGAGGTGCAAGGGGGCCCCACAGGgatcccaagtcagttctgcacaggagctcACTGTTGGCTACAACCACCACTCTTGAAAAGGTCCACACAAACAATAAgaaagcattatttattattttttttagtctgactagatatttaaaatacaaaaacatagatgTGAGTGAAATGtaccttttagtaaatcagctgaGCTGGTAATGTGTACATCAATGCATTCTGAGCTGGACAAATCAAGGATCATTTCAAAATGTAACAGCTACCTTGTTGCAATGTATGCACACATTAGTATTTACACTGGATTTCATTACCACAAATCACTTTTATAGATAATAaaggaaatacatatttacatgttagataataaatcagtt is drawn from Pyxicephalus adspersus chromosome Z, UCB_Pads_2.0, whole genome shotgun sequence and contains these coding sequences:
- the LOC140343780 gene encoding uncharacterized protein, whose protein sequence is MNEYVHDPCSAKEPGDEPNTHPASFLPANIYTTAHPYCYSGIHSKCTMDPHYLLGMENASPVEGQASIPKSWFETLISLLNDLQNVGNQITHFATGTTMSPTKSTAHYSSTISTPVLSGTTKQTTRSTVPSSSRFTSQSGFTTYQSSTSHPTSTSKAVSSSSTLASKSSSTLKTVSTSLQSLSSKPVSLLSTLLTAKTMTTTHPVSSSKPKFLSSTKTQSSMSTTKPVSTTHPLSSTKPVFLSSTVTHTSMSTTKLISSSYFFSTTKPTTKLVAISHVTSDIKPVSSIISGSNIISSTSKPVSSSTYSNAAKATTLSTLKSTVNSNIFTSSQHSVISTTASAKSSPTMNAITQASSTTISNGGSSKPTEASSTSVAQPSPTKASPNGSGLPELHIILLSVPWILMALW